The sequence cGAGATGAGCCGTTTTGTCATGTCTCTAAATTGTTTACTGACTTTGCGTTCCTTATTTCTGACCCAGGAAATCTTAGGCATGTGCGCCAActgtgttagggttagggttagggttaacctaACCCTAtatgccgacagtgaagaataaacatatttataactagttagctagctccagaggtagatggaatagctaaggtgtttggtctaactgttagtgtgtgtttttgctcagctccgcagtcgtcacagcaaacatttaaatgtaaacctaagacgcaaagaagtccaaagataacagataaatataaacaaccatAATGTAGATTCAATGATTATGAGAGAAGTTTGTAGAtaagtgtagacagtatttaaaaaaagacaatgttaacagcaatgtaataagtatatacagtattatgcaaaatgacaagtactacatggcacacagatgtaattttttaattataagtaaaagtatgtaaggctgaagtgacagcagtgatgagcatttagattaatgacgggcatatttatggactgaacatgctcattttctacagtaatgtgtctgacccatccactgatgctgtatactaagttgtggcgttgaaaaagaaaaacatggaaatttaaggtaatatttcactgtttttaacattatggtaatttaaaaaaaatcaagaagttggagctttggggttccggacataatatgtagagtagggtccacccgaataagtgggcaaaatttcaggtcattcggagttacggtgccactttgtaaaggtttccaaaaatggaaatgtagtagtttggttgaatttgtgacatgtaaatcgtcaacaatggtgtattcgctgttagcttacgacctccacgagtaatttttcaaaaatgtgctcctcaattaagtatcatattggataggggctgaacctgtcctgcattggaatttttccgatcattcccctaggaggagtttgcaagaacgtgcgtaaaatggctgaaaaacgcacatttttcaaaatggccgactttctggggggcggggctaatggaaggcaatttgaaatatgtgtgcaatcataatagcaatatgtatacagcgtttcgtaaatatcggaataactatatccgagtggtttggagtaatttgcgacatgtaaatcgtcaaaaatggtgtattcgctgttagcttacgacctccacgagtaatttttcaaaaatgtgctcctcaattaagtatcgtatgggataggggctaaacctgtcctgcattggaatttttccgatcattcccctaggaggagttcgcaagaacgtgcgtaaaatggctgaaaaacgcacatttttcaaaatggccgactttctggggggcggagctaatgaaaggcaatttgaaatatgtgtgcaatcataatagcaatatgtatacagcgtctcgtgaatatcggaataactatatccgagtagtttagagtaatttgcgacatgtaaatcgtcaacaatggtgtattcgctgttagcttacgacctccacgagtaatttttcaaaaatgtgctcctcaattaagtatcatatgggttaggggctaaacctgtcctgcattggaatttttccgatcattcccctaggaggagttcgcaagaacgtgcgtaaaatggctgaaaaacgcacatatttcaaaatggccgactttttgtggggcggggctaatggaatgtatttacaaatatatccgcaattccatgagaaatgtctgtgccaaaattcgtgaagttttgagaaactatatgtgactaccacacaatagggggcgctagtgagcagtttttttgaaaatgtacgttttttttttacattcttcaAAAGGTCGCGGGCTGTGAcgcgtgtcccaagttttgcgtaccgaaacacattttagcacatcgtcataaaaaaaaaagtacaggccacgcccacaaTTGTCATTCGTTGTGAGACTTTAAATATAAGTAAATACTCATCCCTAGAgcatgtctaaaaaaaaaaaaaaagatttcgtCCATCGGTTCATGAGTTatacatttgtcatgtttttggcgccccctatagtccaaaatggaaATCACTTTgggtgcctattccccaatacagactgaaccttaccaacaaaatgtgtgtttttttggtacattgttgatgaattatgagcatttctttctaagccccgcctttttgcgagtacgttttaattcatgttggaaatatttatcgtttgaacatgctcatctcctagggtaatgtgtctgaccctccggtgatactgtatactgagtttggtgttgaaaaaccaacatttgaaatttaagtgaatatttaactgttttgtaaattatgctaatttaaaaaaaaataaagctgttcgatggctactgccatatttacaaaatttgcctctgaaccttgacaagtgcatgtttcaggattatcaattaatgtaatgtaatgttatcaattaacaacaggaggggtcacaaacataagaccagctgttaaataaatctcttctgaccttagctggcatgtgggtatatatattaatgctgcccattatgggcataagcaattttcacccatttattaattatatgttttaaatttgagtgtttcctatcccctaaacctccagggatgtacacagtttaatactggcaacttcttattatggaaaatatgaaaacgtctcccagtagagacgtgccatagatagagaacatgttgcgagtTCCTGCTCAAACCACCCTGCCCACCACCACGGGGAAGCTGTTGAGTATGGAGGAAATAGGTAACAGCAAAAACATCCCTATAGTCCAATTTTAATAAAATGTAACTTTGCTTAAGTCATAAAAAACAAAGACAACTGAGTGAATCTCAAGTACATGGTGGTTGGTTAAACAAATGTCTGAAGGAGCCTTTGCCCTTAAGAATAAAAAAATGGACCCAATCCTTTAACAACGTGATTAAGTATGTACCATCTTACTTAAATTAGCCtatttctttaaaaaagtattgtattgtattaaaTTGAACCAATTATAATCATTTCCACAGTGTATGGGTCTAAATCATCCATCATTCATGAatgtaggtaggtaggtgtccatttttaaaaatgtatttgcttCTACTTGCTTGcggcatgtacattgttgcttgaTTTCCTGCTACCGGAGGCACACTGCCAGCTATGTCGGTTGGTTTAGAAATGACGTCAAACGCACTGATGGCTTGAAGGCATTCAgtagagaaagaaaaaaagaaaataaattcacaaatgatcaaataaaatgttgaaaaacaccactgtaaactattaaaaaGTTCATTTTATCAAAGAAACATGCATATATTCTGAAGAACTGCCATTCTCTCTATATATTTAACCTAAACAGGACaagcagttaaaggtggggtatgtaattttggagaaaccagctcgagtccgctagaatttgaaagtacacaaccggaaaaaatctgaaaaaatctgcctcttcctacAGAGGAAGAGGtcgagatctcgcaaaggttttgcgatatctcgcaaaacatttttttttgttcaacattttcttgttttcttctccatgtcccctagggggctccgtactatcgggatgttaagagcattccatggaatatgacaaaaagtgtttctgaaataaattacataccccacctttaacttttAGACCTGAATATGAATCATTTGGATGAATCCTAGTCaatacatttgtgaatatacAGTGTTTGAATTGAATATGAATGTATATATAGTAATAGATGTTGGGGAAATATATTCCAAggtccataactttgacccagtttatcagtttgtACTGACCTCACTGAGCACAGGCACCTGTagccttggctgctgtgctctcagtgttttgtctccctgttcctgcctgctggcatcagctgatagagttgttatgattttatcttgttatgcacaatgttgattattctctaaAGTTCTAAATCAGGCAACACATGAGTTATGATGCCATGATACTTACCTCAACATGTTCCTGTTTGTGTATCCACCTTACCTTACTAGACTGCGGACATGGGGCTCAGACCTACTGTGTGAGGCTGATGACTTATCTTCCTGGAAAAACCCTTGCAGAATCTCCAGGCACTATGCAAGATCTTTATCATGTGGGCAGGTTAATTGCTTTAATGGACAAGACATTGCAAAAAGTAAGAGGAAAAGTAAAACTTGTATCTTTCCACATATTTCCAATACACATCCAGCTGTTCTAAAGGTGTTGTATTTTATGTGTCTTCAAGTTTTGTCTGCTAAAGACCGAATTATATTGTTAGTATAGTTGATGTATAGCTATAGTACACATATTGGCTAACACGCTAGCTATGTCCACTTAAAATGTCCGTCAGACTGATCAAAAGGTTTTGATTAAAAAAAGCATACAAAATGATTTACTACTTTTTAtgtacttttattcatgtacctgTGTTAttcagttatttattttttgcttttaaattagtgttttaaaagggcattttataatatgtttctgctgcactatttcttaatgctcttaatgttttcatttttgtaaagcactttgaattgccttgtgttactATTGAAACCATTGCCATTTTTCTCCAAGCTGGAATCTCCAAACCTGGATGTCTTACACAATAAGTGTGATGAAGAATGGAGTTTATCCAACATCCATCGCATAGAGCGCTGCCTGTCAGTGATGGATGGAGATCCCCTGCAGGAAGTGATCAAAGCAGTCATCGAACAGTTTAAATCACACGTACAGCCCAAAATCAGCTCTTTCCAAAAAGGTAATACATGTTCTACTGTGTTATGTTCTGTATTCCTATGGTTAAGTATTTCACTCTGTTCAAGATTCTGCTTGTTTGGTTAAATTATTATCCTGTAATtgttaacaataataataataattccttacatttattatagagctttgtcaatgactcaaagcgcttttacatatacacacattacacatatatcatatatgcaatggtcagatactgtggacaatacttacgggagcaagttcaggtgaagtgtcttgcccaaggacacaccggctttacagacgcagcagcggcgggtttcaccccttgatctgatgatcattgcacagcgcactgcgccacaccatcCATCTTCatgcctcgaggtcatcgaggcgcttttaaaagtacacatttgtattatacatgtactgtggacaatacccacaggagcaaatccgggtgaagtgtcttgcccaaggacacaacggcctgacgcagtggtggcaggagcgggtttcgaactggagttccccagcactcccccttgatctgatgatcggatgcacagaccactgcgccacccgtccaaCAGGGTGCATGCTAATTCAGTCGAGAATGCTAAAGAATGATATTTGACAATTCCACAATGACAATGCTAGAAGCGGTGTGGCCAGGGAGCCACAACAACGTGCAGTCTATGGTCCATGTGCAATTTATATTTTGTCACCATTTCACCATTGAGTATTACTGTCCCTCTATTGGTCCACAACATTTGTTCGTAGTGAAATATCTCCACAACTCCTCGACAGGGTTAGGTCATATTTTCAACAGATCCCCAAAGGATGAGTCCTTCTGTCTCGGGTCTCCTGACCTCCTCTTTTATCTCTAGCAACACCAGAAAGTTAAAATGTGCAGTTGTGATTGAAATTGCTCAGCCATTGGTCCAATTACCATGCAATTTGTTTCACACAATTATGTCTATAAGGGTGGCCAATTTCTCTTCCAATGCTCCTAAAGTCGAATTGATCAGAGCAAATTCAAAAGAGATAAACAGAGCCATTACCTCTATACACTATGGTAACAGATATCAATTTCTTGTTTCCCTCTATGAAAAAGGTGCATTTGTTTAAATGAGTGTACCATTCCTCCACAACAGTACATTCAATGACACAAAGTGTATTCTATTTTTTCATAGGAATAATACATGGAGACACAAACGACACAAACATCATTGTGACACCTGTAGGAAACGGTCGTCATGAAGTGTCAGGCGTGCTGGACTTTTCTTTCCTCATGAATGATTGCTATGTATTTGAACTGGCAATAACAATTGCGTACATGATGCTGGAGAACCCCAGTCCATTGGATGTAGGTGGAGCAATACTTACAGGTTGGGAGAGCATCATGGTACTCAATGAAGATGAAAGGGAATGCCTCTACCTGCTGGTGCTCGTTCGGTTGTGCCAGTCTCTGGTTTATGGCcggtacaatttaaaaaaatacccAGACAACAAGAACTATCTCCTGGTTACAGCCAAAAATGGGACTCGGATTCTTACTAAACTGTGGGATATGGGAAAGAAAGAAGTAGAAAGAAAATGGTTGACAGATGCCAGCACATTCTCAGTCAATGAATAAGGACATGTTGTCAATGGAGGAGGATAAGAATATAGATTTGCTGTAGGATAGAGATTTTCAATGAGAAATAATGAATTTTGACTTTTCCGAGTTtttgaaatacatttttgattTGGAATTGAATCATATTTCCCAGTTTCTACTGCTTTTTGCTTCTATTTTCTCAAAAGGCACGGCGTAATAGCAATATGGACTTATTCATCATTAGGAaccattaaccgtgctttaatGAAGGGACAATGGGTGTAACCCCCTCGTTTATTTACAGTAGTCTGTTGGCGCCCCTTTATCTGTGGAATTTTTTCTTTTCAGTTTTTGCCAACGTTGAAGTGTTATTTGTGTGTTAATTGTTTGATCATGTGTCAGTATTTTAAACTCTCTATCACGTTTAGGATACCTTTACTTGCTGGACTGATTATCTGTCTAGAACTGTGCCCCAATTCAAGTATACTTTTACTTTCTCTCTGCCTTCTGAAGTGTGATCTTGGGTCTTCTGCTTGCTGGTATCAAGTGTGCGTAAAAATAACAGGAGGAGACTAAAAAGTAAAACGGCTGTCTCTAGTGACTTAAATAAACCTAACTTCACTGGCTCTTAATTCTTATATCTTAAATAAAATCCTAGTAgcataatactttttttttgtttgtctgGACAAGTAATTGTTTCCcccaaaatgtaaataaaatgtatgcactTTTACTTTTCAAGCAGGAATTTGGTATTCATTGTAATGGTGCTAGTgataaaaaagcaatacaaatgtaCTTTGGATGTTCAGAAAGCTGTACTGCTAAAAAAGAAAGCAATGAACACTAGATGGAGACATCCTACCATTTATCCCACATCCTTTTTATTCCCGTATGAGTTTTTCACGTTTAGGCTTAAACATGTTTTAATCTTAATTTGAGACAATTTCAATGATTTTCTTGACACTGCTGAGGAGTATAGAGAAACCACATTATCTTGTGTTGTCAAGATTATGAACTAATGCTCACCTCTCCAAAAGTGTGAAAATATTCCTAGAATATTTGTATCTCTAAGTGAATGGTTGACAGAGTTATAGCAGTACACATTTTATTTGACAAAATCATGAAGGAATAAAAGCAGAAACCATGGTTCATGAGACAAGTTAGATACCAGTCCCATCACTATTAGTAAACCAAATGTTGTAGAGAGTGAGTCATTGTAACTGTATTTTACCTTCAAAATGGAAAAAGTGCAAACAGCTCCAAGAGCCTTCtatgaacacaaacacacaaccacacacacagaccttgTCTACCTTTCTACATTTTAACCTCCCACCTCAATAACACCATCTGCCCTCTGCCCCCGCTGCAGCTCGCGACATGTACCTCCAGTCATACAGAAAAAGTCCCAGTGTGCATGTGTGAATGTCTGCCTGTGTTCACGTTTGTTCTCCGTCTGTTTCACTGTAGTTCCCCGGCATCCAGGCAGAACGAGCCCAGAGAGGCTGGAACCTTTGCACTGTTTTCTTATACTATAAAACACagtctctcccctctctctgtctctcctgcCTTTACTCTTTTTGTCTTTGTAATACTTTAAATCCATGTTCCACAAATTATAGCTGAAATAGAAATGGCAGCACTCAAAGGACTCAGCTTAATACACTAACCCCACTTATCATAGCCATTAATCCTCTTGGCATTTTAAAACAGCGCTCTGGGTTTGTACAGCACCTTTTTTTTGGAAAATACAGAAGatcattttatttaaattcaCCCTCCAAAGAACACCAATCTGCAAGCTTTTAAAGTCAGAATTAGTTGTTTATAAAACGGGCTGCACCCTTGACGGGCCTTGTGAAtgaatgtatttttatttatatttattatagtatGATATGTTAATATTTTGACAGCACTTTTCAAAGAAAGGTCAACAAAGAAAACCAAGGCAACAGCTGCACATCATAATCTCCTAGTGTAAGAAAGCAATTCATAAAGGTTATAAAATGCAATCTCTGCAGCGATATGCAGTatgtccaaaatgttaaacctCTACTTCATTATTTGTGGCTTAACTAAGGTTTAGAACATCATATAAATGCTTAAAATGTAATCAAATAGCGAAGTCCTCCATTAagaaaaatatttttaattagAAAGGTACATTTTTGTAATGTTAACGATTAATTGCAAGGGCCCTGAAGGCACTGTTATGGATATCATATTGAATGTTTTTAAATCATAATTATATgactaaattacatttaaattacACTTTTTTTTCAGTCATCCCTACAGTACAAACATTTATGCAACTGAAAAAAACACAGCATTTTTAGGGATTTTGCAGATGATACGACTATTTTTACCTCCCTCTCAAACACCGTGGGAGTTTGATCTCCACTTGCCAATCACAAGCCTGCTTTTACAACAACTAGCTCAGTGTTCCTGGTTTCCATTCTAATATATTTCTGTGACTCCTTAGGGTCATTTGTCAGATGTTTTTGGACTTTTCGACCATGGATGTTTCCAAGCATTACTGGAGTGAAGACATCTGGACTCCACAGTTTTAAGAGAGCAGTGTATTGCTAATATAGATTATATGCGTGGCTTACACTGCATATACTATACACACTGTTCCTCATGTCAATGTCCCTTCTGACTAATACAATACTAACCTGCATTAGATTCCAGCTCATCACCTGCCATTCCTTAGTCTTTCTTGTAGCTGTGATCACCTTTACTGTGGTATGCAGCTGAATTCATGATTGAGTTTTTCTCATTTAAAGTTTTTTGTctctgttgttgaaaaagcatgACATATTTGATTGCAGCTCAAAAATCCTAAGGACACTTAACAGAAATTGCTCAAAGATTATTTTACTACTGCTAATGTATACgtcaaaacatacataaacaatgCGCCAAATACACTTAAAATCCTTAGGTAAATCCAAATTCTAcatttttgatttgttttaattgaAAACAACCGTTAGTCTCCGTCTTtaaaacacattacacacacagcttTTTGCCATCTTGCCAGGCTTTGGCAGCTGCCAAGCCGACCTGTTAGGACTAATTCACTTCATGGATTCCTGACAGAGTCTCGTGTAATGCATATTAGCTTTATGCCCAGACGATCTATAGTGGCCAAGATGTCAGGATTTGATACAAAGCTAATGGGTTTCTTTCTCTGTGTTAACAAAGATGTTTCTCATCTGTTATGTTAATTGACATCTTGGCAAGGTCCTGAACTAACTGGTTTTACACAAAAAACGTGTGTCCATTACTTAATTATGTAGCCCTTTGTGCATGCACTTAACTAACATTTATTGAAAGGCTTAATCTTCACAGTTTTGAAAAAATGCAATTGTAGTGCCGTGACTGTTTTCAAAAGAAGGCATACTTAATGTATAAAGTCACCTCTACATTGTGACAACTTTCTAACAGAGGCAAA is a genomic window of Pseudochaenichthys georgianus chromosome 4, fPseGeo1.2, whole genome shotgun sequence containing:
- the LOC117445561 gene encoding hydroxylysine kinase-like, which gives rise to MLRVPAQTTLPTTTGKLLSMEEIDCGHGAQTYCVRLMTYLPGKTLAESPGTMQDLYHVGRLIALMDKTLQKLESPNLDVLHNKCDEEWSLSNIHRIERCLSVMDGDPLQEVIKAVIEQFKSHVQPKISSFQKGIIHGDTNDTNIIVTPVGNGRHEVSGVLDFSFLMNDCYVFELAITIAYMMLENPSPLDVGGAILTGWESIMVLNEDERECLYLLVLVRLCQSLVYGRYNLKKYPDNKNYLLVTAKNGTRILTKLWDMGKKEVERKWLTDASTFSVNE